Proteins encoded by one window of Cannabis sativa cultivar Pink pepper isolate KNU-18-1 chromosome 4, ASM2916894v1, whole genome shotgun sequence:
- the LOC115714209 gene encoding CSC1-like protein At4g35870 — translation MDPHQLLLAVSPFGSANQILSPPPSSDDGSGGFDDYGAWYGNIQYLINISAIGAFFCVFIFVFLKLRSDHHRMPGPSALLTKLLAVWHATGREIARHCGADASQFLLIEGGSCGLLLSLAVLSVFVMLPLNLYAGKAVLADEFSKTTINHIEKGSPLLWVHFLFVVVVVGLVHFGISAIEERLKITRFRDGYGNLSDPTANSTAIFTIMVQGIPKTLGSDRTVLLEYFQHKYPGKVFRVVLPMDLCALDDLASEIVKVRDDITWLVARIDSRLLPEDGQGEDSNGFWGRLRYLWKKLCDSWHRIMSSLGYTYEDKLRRLQELRAELETELEAFKEGRALGAGVAFVVFKDVYTANKAVQDFRNEKKKRIGKFFSLMELRLQRTQWKVERAPLATDIYWNHLGSSKLSLRLRRVFVNTCLLLMLLFFSSPLAVISAVKSAGRIINAEAMDNAQSWLALVLSSSWLGSLIFQFLPNVIVFVSMYIVIPSALSYLSKFERHLTVSGEQRAALLKMVCFFLVNLILLRALVESSLEGTLLRMGRCYLDGEDCKRIEQYMSASFLSRSCLSSLAFLITSTFLGISYDLLAPIPWIKRRLQKFRKNDMLQLVPEQTEEYQLENQETDDLRRPLVANDTYDSPREIHIDFQGHDLSVYPINRTSTAPKQTFDFAQYYAFNLTIFALTMIYSSFSPLVVPVGAVYFGYRYVVDKYNFLFVYRVRGFPAGNDGKLMDTVLCIMRFSVDMFLISMLLFFSVQGDSTKLQAIFTLGLLVVYKLLPSSGDGFQPALMGGMQTVDSIVDGPIDYEIFSQPKFDWDVYYQ, via the coding sequence ATGGATCCCCATCAGCTGCTTTTGGCAGTATCCCCTTTCGGCTCCGCGAACCAAATCCTCTCTCCTCCTCCGTCATCTGACGATGGAAGTGGCGGTTTCGATGATTACGGAGCGTGGTATGGGAATATCCAGTACTTGATTAACATTTCGGCGATTGGGGCATTCTTCTGCGTCTTCATATTCGTCTTCTTAAAGCTTCGCAGCGACCACCACCGCATGCCTGGGCCTTCTGCACTACTGACAAAGCTTCTAGCTGTGTGGCATGCCACTGGCCGTGAAATTGCTCGCCACTGCGGTGCCGATGCCTCACAATTCCTGCTGATCGAGGGCGGCAGCTGCGGATTGCTTCTGTCCCTTGCTGTACTGTCGGTATTTGTAATGCTTCCTCTTAATCTCTATGCTGGGAAAGCTGTTTTAGCCGATGAATTTTCGAAGACGACGATTAATCACATCGAAAAAGGTTCGCCTTTGCTTTGGGTGCATTTTCTTTTTGTGGTTGTGGTTGTTGGTTTGGTTCACTTTGGTATTTCTGCTATTGAGGAACGGTTAAAAATCACTAGGTTTAGGGATGGGTATGGGAATTTGAGTGACCCAACTGCAAATTCTACTGCAATATTCACTATAATGGTTCAGGGTATACCTAAAACTCTAGGTTCGGATAGAACAGTGCTGCTAGAATACTTTCAGCACAAGTACCCTGGAAAGGTTTTCAGGGTAGTTTTGCCAATGGATTTGTGTGCTTTGGATGATTTAGCTTCGGAAATAGTGAAGGTTAGGGATGACATAACGTGGTTAGTAGCTAGAATTGACTCTCGGCTCTTGCCGGAAGATGGGCAAGGTGAAGATTCTAATGGTTTTTGGGGTCGTTTACGTTACCTATGGAAGAAATTGTGTGATTCGTGGCATCGGATAATGTCTAGCTTAGGTTACACGTATGAAGATAAGCTAAGAAGATTGCAGGAATTGCGAGCTGAATTGGAAACTGAACTGGAAGCTTTCAAAGAAGGCCGGGCACTTGGTGCTGGAGTTGCATTTGTAGTATTTAAGGATGTGTACACAGCCAATAAAGCAGTACAGGATTTTCggaatgagaagaagaagaggatagGGAAATTCTTCTCCCTCATGGAACTGCGTTTACAGAGGACCCAATGGAAAGTTGAGAGGGCACCTTTGGCAACTGATATTTATTGGAATCACTTGGGATCGTCCAAGCTTTCACTGAGGTTGCGCAGAGTGTTTGTCAACACATGTTTACTGTTGATGCTTTTGTTCTTTAGCTCTCCTCTTGCTGTTATCAGTGCTGTGAAGAGTGCCGGTCGGATAATAAATGCTGAAGCTATGGATAATGCGCAGTCATGGTTAGCTTTGGTGTTGAGCTCAAGTTGGCTTGGAAGCCTCATCTTTCAGTTCTTGCCCAATGTCATTGTATTTGTTAGTATGTATATAGTGATCCCTTCTGCTCTTTCCTATCTTTCGAAGTTTGAACGACATCTTACTGTGTCTGGGGAGCAAAGAGCTGCACTTTTGAAGATGGTGTGCTTCTTCCTCGTGAATCTTATTCTCCTTAGGGCTCTAGTTGAATCATCATTGGAGGGAACTCTCCTACGAATGGGACGATGCTATCTGGATGGTGAGGATTGCAAGAGGATTGAGCAATACATGAGCGCATCATTCTTGTCAAGGTCTTGCCTTTCTTCTCTAGCATTTCTGATCACAAGTACTTTCTTGGGAATATCTTATGATCTCCTTGCTCCAATACCTTGGATAAAAAGGAGACTGCAAAAATTTCGGAAGAATGACATGCTTCAACTAGTCCCAGAACAAACAGAAGAATACCAACTTGAGAATCAGGAAACAGATGATCTTCGAAGACCCTTGGTAGCTAATGACACGTATGATTCTCCAAGGGAGATTCATATCGATTTTCAGGGACATGATCTTTCTGTATATCCAATCAACAGAACCTCAACTGCCCCGAAACAGACATTTGATTTCGCTCAATACTACGCATTCAATTTGACAATATTCGCCCTGACAATGATATATTCTTCGTTCTCCCCGCTTGTAGTTCCTGTTGGTGCAGTTTATTTTGGGTATAGGTATGTTGTTGATAAGTACAACTTCCTCTTTGTTTATAGAGTAAGAGGCTTTCCTGCTGGGAATGATGGGAAGTTGATGGACACAGTACTGTGCATCATGCGGTTCAGTGTTGATATGTTCCTGATTTCGATGCTCTTGTTCTTTTCGGTTCAAGGCGATTCAACGAAGCTCCAAGCTATTTTTACACTCGGGTTGTTGGTAGTGTATAAACTGTTGCCTTCTAGTGGTGATGGATTTCAACCAGCTCTTATGGGAGGAATGCAAACTGTTGACAGCATAGTCGATGGTCCCATTGATTATGAGATCTTTTCACAACCTAAGTTTGACTGGGATGTATATTATCAATGA
- the LOC115712265 gene encoding uncharacterized protein LOC115712265 — MHHFVVKSNVFDSDSNSNPNKLKLGYGGSSNERPLCPKPRRPVGPAIPDFLKPLRCSNHSQYSSDERSGILNLIEDKNGVVERRECICSSESVAACYSGSPPGRTDNPLVHDVHFTQYQMELVSPLTRANLSDTRFVFTNSTSPL; from the exons atgcatcattttgttgtgaaaagCAATGTTTTCGATTCAGATTCGAACTCAAATCCAAATAAGCTTAAGCTCGGCTATGGCGGCAGCAGCAATGAACGGCCTCTTTGTCCCAAGCCTCGCCGACCAGTTGGACCTGCCATTCCCGACTTCCTCAAACCTCTTAGATGCTCCAATCACAG CCAATATAGCAGCGATGAAAGAAGCGGAATCTTGAATTTGATAGAAGATAAG AATGGTGTAGTGGAGAGAAGGGAATGTATATGCTCATCAGAGTCAGTAGCGGCATGTTATTCGGGTTCTCCTCCGGGTCGAACCGATAACCCGTTGGTTCACGACGTCCATTTTACGCAGTACCAGATGGAACTTGTTTCGCCATTGACACGAGCCAACCTCTCTGATACAAGATTTGTCTTCACCAACTCCACATCTCCTCTTTGA